The Rana temporaria chromosome 4, aRanTem1.1, whole genome shotgun sequence genome contains a region encoding:
- the LOC120936490 gene encoding vigilin isoform X2, producing the protein MSSVAVLTQESFDEHRSGLTQPAVRVAAIGSEEETDPPTYKDAFPPLPEKAVGNETPSEPAGAWSKIRPIKSSVITQVFHVPLEERRYKDMAQFGEGEQAKICLDIMQKTGAQLELSLAKDQGLSIMVSGKLDSVMKARKEIVTRLQTQASASVAIPKEHHRFVIGKNGEKLQDLELKTATKIQIPRPEDVSNQIKITGTKEGIEKARHEILLISAEQDKRAVERFDVEKAYHPFIAGPYNKTVNELMHETGTRINIPPPSVNKTEIVCTGEKDQLAQAVAKIRQIYEEKKKKTTSIAVEVRKSQHKYVIGPKGNSLQEILERTGVSVEIPPSDSSSETVILRGEPEKLGQALTEVYAKANSFTVATVSAPSWLHRFIIGKKGQNLAKITQQIPKVHIEFTEGEDKISLEGPTEDVAVAQQQMEVLVTDLIARMDFAEITIDHRFHRHLIGKSGTNINRIKEQYKVSVRIPQDSEKSNAIRIEGDPQGVQQAKKELLELALRMENERTKDLIIDQKFHRTMIGQKGERIREIREKFPDVIINFPDPAHKSDIVQLRGPKNEVEKCTKYLQKMVTEMVENSYTISVPIFKQFHKNIIGKGGANIKKIREECNTKIDLPAENSNSEMIVITGKKTNCEAARDRILAIQKELANITEMEVSIPSKLHNSLIGAKGRFIRSIMEECGGVHIHFPSEGSGSDTVTIRGPAQDVERAKKQLLQLAEEKQTKSFTTELRAKPEYHKFLIGKGGGNIRKVRDQTGARIIFPTAEDKDQQLITIVGTEEAVKEAQKELEFLIKSLDNIVEDSMSVDPKHHRYFVIRRGQVLRDIAEEYGGVAVSFPRSGVQSDRVTLKGAKECVEAAKKRILDIIEDLEAQVTIECMIPQKFHRSIMGPKGSRIQQITREHGVQIKFPDREENPQGAPNAESPAQENGEEGLEAKVAPEPGSPKKCDIILISGRKERCDGANEALKALVPVSIEVEVPYDLHRYIIGQKGSGIRKMMDEFEVNIQVPAPELQSDLIIITGLSSNLDRAKGGLLDRVKELQAEQEDRALRSFKLVVTVDPKFHPKIIGRKGAVISQIRTEHDVNIQFPDKNDESQEQITITGYEKNTESAKEAILQIVGDLEQMVSEDITLDQRVHARIIGGRGKAIRKIMDEFKVDIRFPQTGAPDPNCVTVMGKPEDVDEAIDHLLNLEEEYMSDVVESEAMQSYLKPHSQEESKPQPSKGFVVRDAPWTATGNNEKAPDMTSSEDFPSFGAPVAPKTSPWGPKRHGGGKGMMPADMSASC; encoded by the exons GTGTTCCATGTCCCTCTCGAAGAACGCAGGTACAAGGACATGGCTCAGTTTGGGGAGGGTGAGCAGGCAAAGATTTGTTTGGACATCATGCAGAAGACTGGggcacaattagagctttctctGGCTAAAGATCAAGGCTTATCCATCATGGTTTCTGGAAAACTCGATTCTGTTATGAAGGCAAGAAAAGAGATTGTGACCCGGCTGCAGACACAG GCTTCAGCTTCAGTTGCTATCCCCAAGGAACACCACCGTTTTGTGATCGGTAAGAATGGAGAAAAGTTGCAGGACCTGGAATTGAAAACCGCTACCAAGATTCAAATCCCCCGGCCCGAGGATGTCAGTAACCAAATTAAGATCACTGGCACCAAAGAGGGCATTGAAAAAGCCCGGCATGAGATTCTGCTCATCTCAGCCGAGCAG GATAAACGAGCAGTGGAACGTTTTGACGTCGAAAAAGCCTACCACCCTTTCATTGCTGGACCTTACAACAAGACAGTTAATGAGCTCATGCATGAAACTGGAACAAGAATTAATATCCCGCCACCAAGCGTCAACAAGACTGAGATCGTGTGCACTGGAGAGAAGGATCAGTTGGCCCAGGCAGTAGCAAAAATCCGGCAAATTTATGAAGAGAAG AAGAAGAAAACCACCAGCATTGCTGTGGAAGTGAGGAAGTCTCAACACAAATATGTCATTGGTCCTAAGGGCAACAGCCTGCAGGAGATCCTGGAGCGCACAGGAGTGTCTGTGGAAATTCCACCTAGTGATAGCAGTTCAGAGACTGTCATCTTGCGGGGAGAACCTGAGAAACTGGGTCAGGCATTAACAGAAGTGTATGCAAAG GCTAACAGCTTTACAGTGGCCACTGTCTCTGCTCCATCCTGGTTGCATCGGTTCATTATTGGCAAAAAAGGACAGAACCTGGCAAAGATCACACAGCAGATACCAAAG GTGCACATTGAGTTTACAGAAGGGGAAGATAAGATCTCCCTGGAGGGTCCCACAGAAGATGTTGCAGTTGCCCAACAGCAGATGGAAGTGCTCGTCACTGACCTG aTTGCTCGAATGGATTTTGCAGAGATAACCATTGATCATCGATTTCACAGGCATCTTATTGGGAAGAGCGGAACAAACA TTAACAGGATCAAGGAACAATACAAAGTGTCAGTGCGAATTCCCCAGGACAGTGAAAAGAGCAATGCAATCCGGATTGAAGGTGATCCCCAGGGTGTACAGCAAGCAAAGAAAGAGTTGCTGGAGCTAGCATTACGAATG GAAAATGAGCGCACCAAGGACTTGATAATTGATCAGAAGTTCCATCGCACAATGATTGGTCAAAAAGGTGAAAGAATTCGGGAGATCAGAGAGAAATTCCCTGAT GTGATCATTAATTTCCCAGATCCAGCTCACAAGAGTGACATTGTACAGCTGCGTGGGCCTAAGAATGAGGTGGAGAAGTGCACAAAGTATCTCCAGAAAATGGTGACAGAGATG GTGGAGAACAGTTACACCATCTCTGTGCCGATCTTTAAGCAATTTCACAAGAACATTATTGGAAAGGGTGGTGCCAACATCAAAAag ATTCGTGAAGAATGTAACACTAAGATTGACCTCCCGGCTGAAAACAGCAACTCAGAAATGATTGTCATCACCGGGAAGAAAACCAACTGCGAGGCTGCACGTGATAGAATCCTGGCTATCCAGAAGGAACTG GCAAACATCACAGAAATGGAGGTCAGCATTCCATCAAAATTGCACAACTCGCTAATTGGAGCCAAGGGACGCTTCATAAGATCCATCATGGAAGAGTGCGGAGGTGTACATATTCACTTCCCAAGTGAGGGCTCTGGCagtgatacagtcaccatccgaGGACCAGCTCAGGATGTAGAGAGAGCCAAGAAACAGCTGCTGCAGCTGGCAGAGGAGAAG CAAACAAAGAGCTTTACCACAGAATTGCGAGCCAAGCCAGAATACCACAAATTCCTGATTGGGAAAGGTGGTGGAAACATCCGTAAAGTACGGGACCAGACAGGAGCTCGTATCATATTTCCCACTGCTGAGGATAAAGACCAACAGCTCATCACCATTGTGGGCACAGAGGAGGCAGTGAAGGAGGCTCAGAAGGAACTTGAGTTTCTCATCAAAAGCTTG GATAACATTGTAGAAGATTCCATGTCTGTGGATCCTAAACACCATCGTTACTTTGTGATCCGGAGAGGACAAGTGCTGCGTGATATCGCAGAGGAGTATGGTGGTGTAGCTGTCAGCTTTCCCCGCTCTGGTGTGCAGAGTGATCGTGTTACCCTGAAAGGTGCAAAAGAATGTGTAGAAGCTGCAAAGAAGAGGATCCTAGACATTATTGAGGATTTG GAGGCTCAAGTGACCATTGAGTGCATGATTCCTCAAAAATTCCATCGCTCTATAATGGGACCTAAAGGCTCTAGAATCCAGCAGATTACTAGAGAGCATGGCGTGCAGATTAAATTTCCTGATCGTGAGGAGAACCCTCAGGGAG CACCCAATGCTGAGTCGCCAGCACAAGAGAATGGGGAGGAAGGGCTAGAGGCTAAAGTTGCTCCTGAGCCTGGCTCGCCTAAGAAGTGCGACATCATATTGATATCTGGCCGGAAGGAGAGATGCGATGGAGCCAATGAAGCACTAAAG GCACTTGTACCTGTCAGTATTGAAGTAGAGGTCCCATACGATCTTCATCGTTACATCATTGGACAGAAGGGGTCTGGCATTCGTAAGATGATGGATGAGTTTGAG GTGAACATCCAAGTGCCTGCTCCTGAACTCCAGTCTGACCTTATCATCATCACTGGCCTTTCCAGTAACCTAGATCGAGCTAAAGGTGGACTTCTAGACAGAGTGAAGGAACTTCAGGCTGAGCAGGAGGATCGG GCTTTGAGAAGCTTTAAACTGGTCGTCACTGTTGACCCCAAATTTCATCCCAAGATTATTGGTCGTAAGGGGGCAGTTATCAGCCAGATCCGCACTGAGCACGATGTCAACATCCAGTTTCCAGACAAGAATGATGAAAGCCAG GAACAAATCACAATCACCGGTTATGAGAAAAACACAGAGTCTGCTAAAGAAGCAATCCTGCAAATTGTTGGTGATTTAGAACAGATGGTGTCTGAAGACATTACTTTGGACCAACGTGTTCATGCCCGCATTATTGGGGGCAGAGGGAAAGCCATACGCAAAATTATGGATGAATTTAAG GTGGATATTCGTTTTCCTCAGACTGGTGCCCCTGACCCCAACTGTGTGACTGTAATGGGGAAACCTGAGGATGTAGATGAAGCCATTGATCACTTGCTGAATTTAGAAGAGGAATAT ATGTCTGATGTGGTGGAGAGTGAAGCGATGCAGTCATACCTAAAGCCCCACTCTCAGGAAGAGTCCAAGCCCCAGCCATCTAAGGGCTTTGTGGTGCGCGATGCCCCCTGGACAGCTACAGGCAACAATGAGAAG GCTCCTGACATGACCAGCTCAGAGGATTTCCCCAGTTTTGGGGCTCCAGTCGCCCCTAAAACATCTCCATGGGGCCCCAAGAGACACGGTGGTGGAAAGGGCATGATGCCTGCTGACATGTCTGCTTCCTGTTAG
- the LOC120936490 gene encoding vigilin isoform X1, with translation MSSVAVLTQESFDEHRSGLTQPAVRGTCLTVAAIGSEEETDPPTYKDAFPPLPEKAVGNETPSEPAGAWSKIRPIKSSVITQVFHVPLEERRYKDMAQFGEGEQAKICLDIMQKTGAQLELSLAKDQGLSIMVSGKLDSVMKARKEIVTRLQTQASASVAIPKEHHRFVIGKNGEKLQDLELKTATKIQIPRPEDVSNQIKITGTKEGIEKARHEILLISAEQDKRAVERFDVEKAYHPFIAGPYNKTVNELMHETGTRINIPPPSVNKTEIVCTGEKDQLAQAVAKIRQIYEEKKKKTTSIAVEVRKSQHKYVIGPKGNSLQEILERTGVSVEIPPSDSSSETVILRGEPEKLGQALTEVYAKANSFTVATVSAPSWLHRFIIGKKGQNLAKITQQIPKVHIEFTEGEDKISLEGPTEDVAVAQQQMEVLVTDLIARMDFAEITIDHRFHRHLIGKSGTNINRIKEQYKVSVRIPQDSEKSNAIRIEGDPQGVQQAKKELLELALRMENERTKDLIIDQKFHRTMIGQKGERIREIREKFPDVIINFPDPAHKSDIVQLRGPKNEVEKCTKYLQKMVTEMVENSYTISVPIFKQFHKNIIGKGGANIKKIREECNTKIDLPAENSNSEMIVITGKKTNCEAARDRILAIQKELANITEMEVSIPSKLHNSLIGAKGRFIRSIMEECGGVHIHFPSEGSGSDTVTIRGPAQDVERAKKQLLQLAEEKQTKSFTTELRAKPEYHKFLIGKGGGNIRKVRDQTGARIIFPTAEDKDQQLITIVGTEEAVKEAQKELEFLIKSLDNIVEDSMSVDPKHHRYFVIRRGQVLRDIAEEYGGVAVSFPRSGVQSDRVTLKGAKECVEAAKKRILDIIEDLEAQVTIECMIPQKFHRSIMGPKGSRIQQITREHGVQIKFPDREENPQGAPNAESPAQENGEEGLEAKVAPEPGSPKKCDIILISGRKERCDGANEALKALVPVSIEVEVPYDLHRYIIGQKGSGIRKMMDEFEVNIQVPAPELQSDLIIITGLSSNLDRAKGGLLDRVKELQAEQEDRALRSFKLVVTVDPKFHPKIIGRKGAVISQIRTEHDVNIQFPDKNDESQEQITITGYEKNTESAKEAILQIVGDLEQMVSEDITLDQRVHARIIGGRGKAIRKIMDEFKVDIRFPQTGAPDPNCVTVMGKPEDVDEAIDHLLNLEEEYMSDVVESEAMQSYLKPHSQEESKPQPSKGFVVRDAPWTATGNNEKAPDMTSSEDFPSFGAPVAPKTSPWGPKRHGGGKGMMPADMSASC, from the exons GTGTTCCATGTCCCTCTCGAAGAACGCAGGTACAAGGACATGGCTCAGTTTGGGGAGGGTGAGCAGGCAAAGATTTGTTTGGACATCATGCAGAAGACTGGggcacaattagagctttctctGGCTAAAGATCAAGGCTTATCCATCATGGTTTCTGGAAAACTCGATTCTGTTATGAAGGCAAGAAAAGAGATTGTGACCCGGCTGCAGACACAG GCTTCAGCTTCAGTTGCTATCCCCAAGGAACACCACCGTTTTGTGATCGGTAAGAATGGAGAAAAGTTGCAGGACCTGGAATTGAAAACCGCTACCAAGATTCAAATCCCCCGGCCCGAGGATGTCAGTAACCAAATTAAGATCACTGGCACCAAAGAGGGCATTGAAAAAGCCCGGCATGAGATTCTGCTCATCTCAGCCGAGCAG GATAAACGAGCAGTGGAACGTTTTGACGTCGAAAAAGCCTACCACCCTTTCATTGCTGGACCTTACAACAAGACAGTTAATGAGCTCATGCATGAAACTGGAACAAGAATTAATATCCCGCCACCAAGCGTCAACAAGACTGAGATCGTGTGCACTGGAGAGAAGGATCAGTTGGCCCAGGCAGTAGCAAAAATCCGGCAAATTTATGAAGAGAAG AAGAAGAAAACCACCAGCATTGCTGTGGAAGTGAGGAAGTCTCAACACAAATATGTCATTGGTCCTAAGGGCAACAGCCTGCAGGAGATCCTGGAGCGCACAGGAGTGTCTGTGGAAATTCCACCTAGTGATAGCAGTTCAGAGACTGTCATCTTGCGGGGAGAACCTGAGAAACTGGGTCAGGCATTAACAGAAGTGTATGCAAAG GCTAACAGCTTTACAGTGGCCACTGTCTCTGCTCCATCCTGGTTGCATCGGTTCATTATTGGCAAAAAAGGACAGAACCTGGCAAAGATCACACAGCAGATACCAAAG GTGCACATTGAGTTTACAGAAGGGGAAGATAAGATCTCCCTGGAGGGTCCCACAGAAGATGTTGCAGTTGCCCAACAGCAGATGGAAGTGCTCGTCACTGACCTG aTTGCTCGAATGGATTTTGCAGAGATAACCATTGATCATCGATTTCACAGGCATCTTATTGGGAAGAGCGGAACAAACA TTAACAGGATCAAGGAACAATACAAAGTGTCAGTGCGAATTCCCCAGGACAGTGAAAAGAGCAATGCAATCCGGATTGAAGGTGATCCCCAGGGTGTACAGCAAGCAAAGAAAGAGTTGCTGGAGCTAGCATTACGAATG GAAAATGAGCGCACCAAGGACTTGATAATTGATCAGAAGTTCCATCGCACAATGATTGGTCAAAAAGGTGAAAGAATTCGGGAGATCAGAGAGAAATTCCCTGAT GTGATCATTAATTTCCCAGATCCAGCTCACAAGAGTGACATTGTACAGCTGCGTGGGCCTAAGAATGAGGTGGAGAAGTGCACAAAGTATCTCCAGAAAATGGTGACAGAGATG GTGGAGAACAGTTACACCATCTCTGTGCCGATCTTTAAGCAATTTCACAAGAACATTATTGGAAAGGGTGGTGCCAACATCAAAAag ATTCGTGAAGAATGTAACACTAAGATTGACCTCCCGGCTGAAAACAGCAACTCAGAAATGATTGTCATCACCGGGAAGAAAACCAACTGCGAGGCTGCACGTGATAGAATCCTGGCTATCCAGAAGGAACTG GCAAACATCACAGAAATGGAGGTCAGCATTCCATCAAAATTGCACAACTCGCTAATTGGAGCCAAGGGACGCTTCATAAGATCCATCATGGAAGAGTGCGGAGGTGTACATATTCACTTCCCAAGTGAGGGCTCTGGCagtgatacagtcaccatccgaGGACCAGCTCAGGATGTAGAGAGAGCCAAGAAACAGCTGCTGCAGCTGGCAGAGGAGAAG CAAACAAAGAGCTTTACCACAGAATTGCGAGCCAAGCCAGAATACCACAAATTCCTGATTGGGAAAGGTGGTGGAAACATCCGTAAAGTACGGGACCAGACAGGAGCTCGTATCATATTTCCCACTGCTGAGGATAAAGACCAACAGCTCATCACCATTGTGGGCACAGAGGAGGCAGTGAAGGAGGCTCAGAAGGAACTTGAGTTTCTCATCAAAAGCTTG GATAACATTGTAGAAGATTCCATGTCTGTGGATCCTAAACACCATCGTTACTTTGTGATCCGGAGAGGACAAGTGCTGCGTGATATCGCAGAGGAGTATGGTGGTGTAGCTGTCAGCTTTCCCCGCTCTGGTGTGCAGAGTGATCGTGTTACCCTGAAAGGTGCAAAAGAATGTGTAGAAGCTGCAAAGAAGAGGATCCTAGACATTATTGAGGATTTG GAGGCTCAAGTGACCATTGAGTGCATGATTCCTCAAAAATTCCATCGCTCTATAATGGGACCTAAAGGCTCTAGAATCCAGCAGATTACTAGAGAGCATGGCGTGCAGATTAAATTTCCTGATCGTGAGGAGAACCCTCAGGGAG CACCCAATGCTGAGTCGCCAGCACAAGAGAATGGGGAGGAAGGGCTAGAGGCTAAAGTTGCTCCTGAGCCTGGCTCGCCTAAGAAGTGCGACATCATATTGATATCTGGCCGGAAGGAGAGATGCGATGGAGCCAATGAAGCACTAAAG GCACTTGTACCTGTCAGTATTGAAGTAGAGGTCCCATACGATCTTCATCGTTACATCATTGGACAGAAGGGGTCTGGCATTCGTAAGATGATGGATGAGTTTGAG GTGAACATCCAAGTGCCTGCTCCTGAACTCCAGTCTGACCTTATCATCATCACTGGCCTTTCCAGTAACCTAGATCGAGCTAAAGGTGGACTTCTAGACAGAGTGAAGGAACTTCAGGCTGAGCAGGAGGATCGG GCTTTGAGAAGCTTTAAACTGGTCGTCACTGTTGACCCCAAATTTCATCCCAAGATTATTGGTCGTAAGGGGGCAGTTATCAGCCAGATCCGCACTGAGCACGATGTCAACATCCAGTTTCCAGACAAGAATGATGAAAGCCAG GAACAAATCACAATCACCGGTTATGAGAAAAACACAGAGTCTGCTAAAGAAGCAATCCTGCAAATTGTTGGTGATTTAGAACAGATGGTGTCTGAAGACATTACTTTGGACCAACGTGTTCATGCCCGCATTATTGGGGGCAGAGGGAAAGCCATACGCAAAATTATGGATGAATTTAAG GTGGATATTCGTTTTCCTCAGACTGGTGCCCCTGACCCCAACTGTGTGACTGTAATGGGGAAACCTGAGGATGTAGATGAAGCCATTGATCACTTGCTGAATTTAGAAGAGGAATAT ATGTCTGATGTGGTGGAGAGTGAAGCGATGCAGTCATACCTAAAGCCCCACTCTCAGGAAGAGTCCAAGCCCCAGCCATCTAAGGGCTTTGTGGTGCGCGATGCCCCCTGGACAGCTACAGGCAACAATGAGAAG GCTCCTGACATGACCAGCTCAGAGGATTTCCCCAGTTTTGGGGCTCCAGTCGCCCCTAAAACATCTCCATGGGGCCCCAAGAGACACGGTGGTGGAAAGGGCATGATGCCTGCTGACATGTCTGCTTCCTGTTAG